Part of the Nothobranchius furzeri strain GRZ-AD chromosome 2, NfurGRZ-RIMD1, whole genome shotgun sequence genome, TCTGATTGTTTCAGTCTGTAGTCTTGCAGAGGCaatggtggaggaggtggagcatTATGGAGGGTCTTCACTTTCTCTTTGGATGGTTGCTGATAAGAAAGTGGACTTCCTTGTTGCACCTTGACGAGCAGTGAGTCCACCAGTGGGATATCTTCGCCTATTCCCATGCTGCAGATCATAGGCCGGACAGCATCGGAGAAAGGTTGGTAGACTTCAGAAACCCGCAGAGCCTAGAGGTCAGGAAGGTACGggggccctgaagtgcaaaccacaaaaacaaatcacttaacgcaCAACAAACTGAAAAGCGCAAtaacaaattcactaaatgcaacaaaaaatcactaagagcaaaaacaaatcactaaacgcacaacaaattgaaaaacgcaacaacaaattcactaaacacaaaaacaaatcactaaacgcacaacaaattgaaaagcgcaacaacaaattcactaaacacaaaaaaaatcactaaacgcacaacaaattgaaatgcgcaaaaacaaattcactaaatgcaacaaaaaatcactaagcgcaaaaacaaatcactaaacacacaacaaattgaaaagcgcaacaacaaattcactaaacacaaaaacaaatcactaacgcacaacaaattgaaaagcacaacaacaaattcactaaacgcaaaaccaaattgaaaacacaaacaggaaaaggTAGGTACCAGtgctgcaacaacaggcatcactgattggatgatggatccgCTGGCCTTTTGAACCAGAAGTTGTTCTACCGAACGtggttatgtgaaagagcagtCAGCGGGTGTGTCCGAGGTCTGAATCAACAggcaggatgcttacgagtacgggtcctcaccggtctagcaaggccgggtccttgaagaccCCTAAGACCAGAACCCagtggctctgaattcggacagcctAGCCTTTACCTCTGCGGTGGCCCATAGGTcctgtcacagccgtggcggcagctacacgcaaaggaaaaatgctaaagctagcgaaaatcaagcaggaatattaaggagctacagcagcttcatgtctatcagcagcgtttgttcacaaacgttttcaggtaaagtaactttgtttattctagaagctttcaggacttacatgttaactttagatggtttaatgtatgttttaagctacagaatgaacttgttaaatgtacacaacacatttctacagagttttatcatgtaggtaagctttggttaggaggttcataaacacatgagatgccatttgccggtctacataccctgagcggacgtccccgtctagatcaggaggtgtaaaggtccagcttgaccttatggagccggagCATGTAGAAGAAGCCACGGCAACCGACCACCCGTCCTgggatcagtgttgggagtaatgcgatacaaaagtaattaattactgtaatgcattgctttttgctgtaatgtggtaatgtaaggcattacagggaaagaaaatggtaatagttactcggtacaattgtcagtaacgcggttattacaatgcatttttagacccagaatcaagatgtgttccttaaaaattcaaattgcgggaaacccgaagaaagatccagtatctgcatatattacgtcatttatggactcaactttgcgggcagagaggacgcagcggcaaCGGCTCAAATATTCCTGCGGCGCCTGCACACGgcagctgcaacattcacaaaatcgctccactaaaacaaaataattcacttgcgatcgttcatatcagcacatactctctggtattttgtgcttttctgacgtattttgcctcagctgagttcataatctgtgccccggtgatttaaactcattactgctggagcgccgcgcatgtgaagatccctctggctgatagaaagtaggaagtctaggaaacagttttttctggaagacggagaaaacatgcagcatgcaggaaggttagagagagaaagggcaggaaattattcaaataaaatcaagaaaacaaaacaaagtgcttgaaaagaaaaaagtaggtagatttatccccaatactcatttttaccagtgaaaagcaataatagataagcatttaatatttatacatgtgatagaatcaggtcACCCTCAAAGgtcagtcccacacccagggctgtatcaaggcatttggggaccaaggcaaatataggcttggagcccccaccacctcattccctgctcagatggccctataagatggcagagtgctgagagtacagattgttgttgcttttatttaataaacaattattttaaagcactgttattatatctgactgtttttaacagcaatcctagctcagacatcacatcaccttccacatatatgtcatgagctcactgatcgtcacattaccagattcatattgaagttgtattggtaaaagtaacttaaagtaatgcaaaagtagtgtaatgccttacaaaatcagtaatattgttatgtaatgaattactttaaaacgagggtaacaagtaataaataatgcattacagttttgaagtaacttgcccaacactgcctgGGATAcatccgggtcacgacaatttgttggcatctggtgagacccaagcctgggtcttgatggttcagcttttattctgaaaggaactgttgcagcagttggaatagCAACAAATTTTTCAGCTGGTCCTTGGTTCTTTTTGGTTGAAGAGtagttcaggattggccactccatcactttctctggaacgctttgaactggcgttagagatgatgtggcatagttttatacttcggctgttctggtttattgtcgaatgaatatGTGTGATAGGCTGGTTGAGACGCCAACCAGTCCTGCTACatctacatacaaacagtccaaagaactgggtgtgagcgtagcctctgtgtggccctccacatacggtcccttgaacacccagatggtctgttacacatacgtttctggttctgatcaagtggccaagcagtcaacaatatttacatacaaacagtcccaagtcaatagaactccggacgtcacgtgactcccagagagtagacgccatcttggcaggcaataaaggtaaacaaaatgaacgggatcggcttggattttactcaatctgagtttacttcacactttttaaaaccaaagaaatcgttttatatagtcagaaatgaaatagactaaacatctccgaccattACCATgcacctgggatactttttaaaaacaccagaagctgtcggagcggacctggccagggaacgccttgggatttccccggacgagctggcccaagtggctggggagagggaagtctgggcctctcgacttaggctactgcccccgcgacccgactccggataagcggatgaaaatggatggatagatggacaaataacatagatttacacgtaagtagtttaaatagagtgctgtgctgtttgaatgtataaactgaacaccaagagaaatcactagtctgatttttttccgtgaataaaataaatatgtcaggcaggagcgtctcaggatctgtctgagatctgtctcggtgagacaaatagcaatccaaagtgtttttcatgtgtgatctgacaattgatcaaccattgcttaaaaatgaaatacagcttagccagttaattgctgtaatcataagacacgtaaatggcagcacgcagaaatcacgaggcaacgttttacgtgatgtttatttgttgctatgagtaataagacagaaaaagccacaccaaaataagtttaggaagcccactaagaatcgtaataaaaacatttaaaataaataccatattcagttgaggaaacgtttgtttacgtacctgatatgaagtggtcgctgcatatatAAAAACCTTTACTTTCggcatcccacagtttcattttagccctgtcactagcgcgtttaactgcaatgatccaatgtttgtggcgttccagatcttggggaatcctgtagaaggctcatcccttatgtcgtccgcgtctgttctgcatcctggggcacaacaggaatctaccatatttcccatttgatatagttttctgacaataagaaATAGCTCAGCTGcgtgcttctgcctgccaagatggagcCGTTACGATTTGAATGGTTGCATGCCggaagaagtgacgtcaactcccggagctctatatataTGTCTGTGGTCTCAAGAACTGGGTGTGAGTGTAGCCTCGTTGTGGTCCCccacaacatgatgaacatgagctTTAAAAACTCTGGACATCTTCTGTGATTTAGATTCATCATATTTTTCCACTAGTTTCAGCTGTGTCTCatttagtaataaaacatgatctaggtctagaagcagactcttgtttgtcattgattgtttatttttgtggaaccccccccccctttttgtttcttcttttctctttcacctctgtctccatgtctggtcggaattacaaagcattcaaaaatcaataacaataaagtttacagccagacaggacacgagaaaaaaaagtaataaaacgtGATTGTGAACGCTCCCTCAAGTTAAGAcaagtttattatatagcccatttcatacacaaaatggtagcccaaagtgcttcacatagttaaaacTATCACGAGTGAAATGAAATAGAtaaaatgtcacatcatgttgtgtaaaatcaaatcaaagtatattgacacagaacatagtacacaaaaataaaagcatataaaGTACATTTACTTTAAAATGTAGACCAAAGATAAAACAGTACATAATAGGTATACATATAAAATACATATTGAATAAATTTAACACAGTACAGATAAAGACCTAGTAGAGCACAGATGCAAGGATAGGTTAATGGAAGGCATCATGAAAAAGTTTAGTTTTTAATTAGTTTTCAGAcctgtggagaaaaaaaaaacctacaagatgcagaaaaaaaggacaaacctcaaacCTTCATATTGTCAGCAATAAACACTAAAACTTAACTTTCCTGACCAAAAAACCCCCATAAAATGTATTCATTAAATCAGGAGAGCAAGaacaaatcttatttctgattttacatttttatttcaattcaaactatttagacttttgtgttttcatcacatttagcttgtattttatttaaaatatcatcAGCTTTACAGGTTAGCTGTTCTTGTGTGCTCAACAACTTatgttaccaacttttaaaaaaattaccaaatcattcacatgaagtagatttgttattcattATCTGGAAGTATTTGAttagtttaaaaaactaaatatgttttgtttaatttggttttcagaatgtcactTGTTTATTTATACTAAAAAAATGTATgtactgaaatacagagaaatcaacttgttagtacaatgcatgttaatatagtaagtatagcatgtttaacaaaagcacattcacacatggaaagtatcaatgtaaataaatcatatggcagtaactctgctgtactttcattgtgtaaaagtagctcacgggccaaTAAATGTTAGAGACCCCTGCAATAGATCATTCAGCCTTAGTGGATGCTTAGATTATTGTTTAAAAGTTTTCTTTCGGCAAAATcttcgtccacagagctcacacgcaaaaggcttctgtcattTGTGAACTCttttgtgtctgtttaaatgtgacttttgggtaaatctttttacacagagctcacaggtgaaaggcttctgtcctgtgtgaacacTCATGTGTCTGATTAAAGTCGACTTTCTGCTAAATCCTTtcacacagagctcacaagcaaagggcttttctcctgtgtggactctcatgtgtctgtttaaatttgtctttttgcTAAATCTATTTCCACAGAACTTACAggtgaaaggcttctgtcctgtgtggactctcatgtgtgtgtttaaactaccCTTtagactaaatctttgtccacagagctcacaagcaaaaggcttctgtcctgtgtggactctcatgtgtgtcttTAAATTACCCTttaggctaaatctttgtccacagagctcacaagcaaaaggcttctctcctgtgtggactctcatgtgactgtttaaaagtGTCCTATGACGAAAAGATTTGTTGACAGACCTAAAATCTGACTCAGAACACCTgttctcattccagtcattgtctcggtctccagtttcagacccagagactgacagctcagagtttagagttgcatcatcatcatctccaacgtcagtctctgaagaatcaggagtcagttcatgagggttcagatatGGGTTCCGGCTAGTTTctactccaccagtttctgctgtcgtctggtcagctgagccgctggttgaaacatctctgtcttctatttgcttctgatgaagctgtgagaacagaggCTTCTCTTCAtgttcctcactctttatagaagcaacagtgaatggaaacctggcagcatcagtctccttcAAATGGAGATGCGCCCCTTCCATACTGGGCCagagtttctcctgttcctcctttatgtggagaaaATCTAAGTCCTGCTGGTTGACACCAGCGCTATGTTCTTctagagcttcttctttaaccagcaccacctGTTGAAaagctgtaggaaacacagaaacgcATGATGTGAATTACCGACAGCTGTAACTGTGTTTTCAAACATATAACAGGAGCCCTGACAAACAGCCAAGTAAAAGACGCATAATAACACCTATAATAAAAAGACCTTTTTTCCCTGCACACTGATCCAGGACATGAAAATTCAGTGAGCTGCATACTGACTAGAAAGTTTGTCCTTATAGCCTGgtgatattgtgtgtgtgtgtgtgtgcgcgtgtcttACATCCGCTGTGAGGACACATTTTTTCACCTCTAACATGGGGACATTTAAAAATTGTGAGGACATTTGCTAGGTTATCACAGTAAATAAAAACCTaatttggttttagaggtatggtgtagaTTAACTTTTAGTTGAGGTTAGAGTTGGGAATacacaggggtggacctttaaagcccccgagcgccaatggtgctaaattttctcgtcgggcggtaaataattGACGACTTACCCCCCCGGGTGGCACCCAAGCCTTTTTTGTCATTCACACACagactttcacctacatcatggctgcGCCCTGTAGAAAGCCGCCGTTTTCGATTCGCGCACGTGAACCTGCACGCCTCTAGTCACGTACTGCATGGCACTGCGCAGGTTCACATGACAAGAGGCGAGTTCACTATAAAAGAcggagtggaaccacgctagaaacacacaagcacgcaggaagatggcgccacTACAGGgaagggatttcttgatgaagccTTCGGCAAAAACGGTTTAAatttggtgaggagaagcgagacagttcgaaatggTATGAAGCAGAAAAGCATGTGCGTATGTGGAattattcttggcggtttaaagaagacgggaggcgccgagaatggctcgagtacagcaaagcggaggaggtgatgtactgcgttgtatgctggAAGTATATGACagcaaaatcgagttttgttgagggaacaaattcAAACTAGAATACGTTAAAGACCACGAAAAAACAGCGAGCCACATGAAGGCAGAAGACTGCTCTTGCAAATACAGCAATGGTAGGAGTGTCACCAGCTGCAAAGGCCCTCATGGCAATGACGAAAGCACAGCAAGACAAACTGGAAAAATTGTTTCGTACGGCTCACGCCATTGCAAAGAAAGGAAGGCCATACACAGACTTCACTTGGATGTGCGAGTAAGTATTATTTGCTTAACAAATTATCAAAATACTGGGTTTGATCTGTTTAACGATGTGTTTTTGTCAATTTCATTGTTTGATGGAGAAAAAATAGAACCAGAAAAGATGCACTGTAAGCCatctttgatttaaaaaaataataatttctgtTTAACTGtcatcttttgctttttttttttttaaagatttccttttaaaaaaaacgttccttttttaattattttcaccTTTTCTTCCAGCCAGCCATAAATATATGGTTTCATGATGTCCAACGGCGAAGGCGTCTTCATTTCATGGATGGAAAGACTTCCACTGCTGCTGAGATGGACGACACAGAGCCAGAGGAAGATTTCATGTGTGTGGGTCAGGGCCGCTTGCTCTCCATGATGAGCAAGAAATATGAGGACGAGCTTGACAAGAACTTTGAGGTGGAGTAACATACTAGTCCACCACTAGCCAAATATTCAGCCTGCATCACAAAGGTGCCAGAGACTGACACAGTGCTggttgtaaatatgtaaatatatacagaaaagtttattatgtttgtgaatgtgtgcaaaataaaggtttaatacatttaaaacagTTCAGTTGCTATTTTGACTCTTTTTGGCAGCTGACCTGTGGGGCTGGTAAATTTTCAGAGTtatcggcccggctggccggttggttttgaagttaatgtccacccccggAATACAGCAACAGTAGTTACTTAACCAGACTGGTAATCGAGAGAACTGGGAAATGGCCTGCCATTACCCTGGCCCACTCAGTGATTGCCGTCAGTCATGACATTCTTCatgtctaatgggccattcccatctgtaccgggtcggccccggCCGGGTAGcctcagtcggccccagcctggcccggttgattccacacatccttaccttaagcccatgtgggctgattctacccaccaatcagaggcttgctctaatggaaggtgtgaatttgctgtcagcagtgggtgtgttggccctggtcggcctgaagcagaccccctcgagaagagggctgagaatgagccttggttggcccggaaaaataccaggccacccagatatgtaaacaacctacgctaccgggccgacccggtacagatgggaatggcccataaatgaaCAATCCGTCATGTGACTAATCGGGCCTGTATtggcgctttcacatctgggcatGCACGGATCGGACTGTGTGGCATTTGTCCGGGTCCTGCACCAGTaggttttgttcacacacacttctcatgAATGGGGAAATCTCCTAGCTAGTGGGCTGGGCCAAATAAATCACAGAGAAAGTCAGCGGTGACTCCCTTAAACAATGGCTGTGCAGCTTAAATCtctttgtgtgtttctgtgtgtgtgtaatcctTACAGCAGTGAGGAGCGacgccgcttcagtcagaggcaatACTAAACGGTATCCATGATAATGAATTGCGCATGCAAGAAGGTCCCGCTGCTTGGTTCAATCTGCCAATCGAAGGCTCCCACTAACGGTAGGCGTGTTTTTGAACCGGCCAATCAGTTGGTAATGGgtgtgttggacctgttcagccCAAAGCAGACCTCCTTGGTAAGTGGGCCAAAAAACCGACTAGTTTAGTGTAGAAAATTATAAGACTACCTAGATATGGGCACTTTAAAAGCTACCCAGTCTGGTCCATGCTGGCCCAGATGAGAAAGCACCATAAGTGACCATTTTGGAAGAACCAGTATAAGGTGGTGTTTTCGGACCAGTTGAGTTAACACGAAGTGCACATTGCGCAATTATGAGTATGCAGGGTGGGTTTGAGTGAGTAAGAAGAAACAATGGCTGCCAGAATTTAATAATCTGATCATCATCACCTGACACCACTTCTAAGTTTGACCTTTCATCATACTGGGACTTTTTTCTAGGGTACAATGCGTACCTGTAAATTTTCCTGGTATTTATTAGTCCAGATTTCTGAGATTTCTGAAAAACATATCTGTGTTCagaaaagaaccaaataatgGAATTGGATAACAAACACAGATATTTAACAAAGATGTTCAAAGCCTTTCCTCCACCCACAGCACAGTCAGAGCCGCttgaatagaatagagtagactATAATTCCTACAGTTCGGAAAATCACTCCTTACAACAGAACATACACTTAGAGACAGTTGAGCTAGTTGCgagacagaagccatctggctctccacttgacgttctgccacctcgtctctggaaggctgcctttccgtgccttggcccttaacttggtcagattatcaatgggagcctcagcacaggtgttgtcccagctgctttgaaagcagcagttattcggccgaccctgaagaaacctggtgctgatgtctctgtgatagaaaattacaggcctatctctaccctgccctttacatctaaactgcttgagaaagtcgtttatcagcagctggtctcacatttagctgactctgatctgtttgaggttttccaatcagggttcaggtctggccatagcacagagtctgctctactgagggtcctaaatgacatctatctatcactagatcagggtacatctgtgctgcttctgttgttagacctaacagcagccttcgacacagttgaccacgcaattctactcgatcgcttggaacgatgggttgggatcaaagggtctgctctggattggtttagatcgtatctccaaaacaggacattctgtgttaaactgggtgatgttttttcttcttgggaggggctccgctggggggtcccgcaggggtcgatccttggtcctcttttgtttgccatttatctgctacctctggggtcaatctttcgtaaacatggcctatcattccatctgtatgctgacgattgcca contains:
- the LOC107374412 gene encoding gastrula zinc finger protein XlCGF52.1-like translates to MDTAFQQVVLVKEEALEEHSAGVNQQDLDFLHIKEEQEKLWPSMEGAHLHLKETDAARFPFTVASIKSEEHEEKPLFSQLHQKQIEDRDVSTSGSADQTTAETGGVETSRNPYLNPHELTPDSSETDVGDDDDATLNSELSVSGSETGDRDNDWNENRCSESDFRSVNKSFRHRTLLNSHMRVHTGEKPFACELCGQRFSLKGNLKTHMRVHTGQKPFACELCGQRFSLKGSLNTHMRVHTGQKPFTCKFCGNRFSKKTNLNRHMRVHTGEKPFACELCVKGFSRKSTLIRHMSVHTGQKPFTCELCVKRFTQKSHLNRHKRVHK